A region from the Acyrthosiphon pisum isolate AL4f chromosome A1, pea_aphid_22Mar2018_4r6ur, whole genome shotgun sequence genome encodes:
- the LOC115033567 gene encoding putative nuclease HARBI1, with amino-acid sequence MAYLATGTNFSALHFDFLMGVSTISNIIRETCDVLWKVLQPREMSVPSTEDWLQISKSFYEKTQFPNCVGAVDGKHVRLECPKNSGSQYFNYKHFYSLILLAICDADYCFRIIDVGSYGKESDCNVFKKSVFGKNLYADKVNFPPDNVLPGDEKGIPQPYVIVGDEAFALNKHLLRPFPGKSLNDQRRTFNYRLSRARQNIECTFGILSNKWRIFHTSILASPDFAVKITKAACVLHYFVRRRDGFSVEDTFNCKMEDYTIKKGVGNASFEAKEVREYFVDYINSPGNILSWQNKVIG; translated from the exons ATGGC atatttGGCAACTGGAACCAACTTTTCAGCActgcattttgattttttaatgggTGTTTCaacaatttctaatattataagagaAACATGTGATGTTTTATGGAAAGTTTTGCAACCTAGAGAAATGTCTGTACCATCCACAGAAGACTGGCTGCAAATTTCTAaaagtttttatgaaaaaactCAATTCCCAAATTGTGTTGGTGCAGTCGATGGAAAGCATGTAAGGTTGGAATGTCCAAAAAATAGTGGATCACAGTACTTTAACTATAAACACTTTTATTCCCTTATCCTTCTTGCTATATGTGATGCTGATTATTGTTTTCGGATTATTGATGTTGGCTCCTACGGTAAGGAAAGTGattgtaatgtatttaaaaaatcagtttttggaaaaaatctTTATGCTGATAAAGTTAATTTTCCACCTGACAATGTCTTACCTGGAGATGAAAAAGGTATACCTCAACCATATGTGATTGTTGGTGATGAGGCATttgcattaaataaacatttactaAGGCCCTTCCCAGGAAAATCTTTAAATGATCAAAGAAGAACATTCAATTATCGGCTATCAAGAGCGAGGCAAAACATTGAATGTACTTTtggtattttaagtaataaatggAGAATATTTCATACATCTATTTTAGCATCTCCAGATTTTGCAGTCAAAATTACAAAAGCCGCTTGTGTTCTCCATTACTTTGTACGCCGCAGAGATGGTTTCAGTGTAGAAGATACATTTAACTGCAAAATGGAAGACTACACTATCAAAAAAGGTGTCGGAAATGCCTCGTTTGAAGCCAAAGAAGTGAGagaatattttgttgattatatAAACTCCCCTGGAAATATTTTAAGCTGGCAAAACAAAGTAATTGGGTGA